The following proteins are co-located in the Pyricularia oryzae 70-15 chromosome 1, whole genome shotgun sequence genome:
- a CDS encoding beta-1,6-galactanase, whose translation MKLSVIITQLALATSHATAQVMSTPEIPLTQARSASHPHRRQQTNNSSGSSGWPFAPFSTRGRDIVDSRGEALTLAGVNWPMSGETMIPEGLEFQSAEEILDRIASVGFNVIRFGYATQMVDEIYERDGEDVPLQVALASLGHANGSRITHEILKHNPGWTTQTTRFELWGDILDAAAERGIYAIPDVHVHKAQWCCSHIDGNAWFGDVHFDVENWKRGLSYVAGWAKAHPNVLGLSLRNELRESWNRTDLYYNWQTLVGNMTAGADAIHAANPDLLITWSGMQYDQDLSALTAGRNLLSAPCYRCTAIRDAGRRQPQVFDLDAHPWSDKLVWELHMYHMSEDQDTGDCDVIEANLYRNGFNALGIDAPAACANETIGLDCEKAVRLTPVIFSEFGYEQNVTTLPNDVLQKCLRGFNTKHKVSWMTWSIAGSYRSRQGRQGFEDTWGLTNYDFSGWRDEELVERWWKPYVVDMKPTRKGE comes from the exons ATGAAGCTCTCCGTGATCATCACCCAGCTGGCACTTGCCACTAGCCATGCGACGGCACAAGTAATGTCGACGCCTGAAATCCCCCTGACCCAGGCCCGCTCCGCCTCACACCCTCACCGCCGCCAACAAACCAACAACTCTTCCGGCTCATCGGGATGGCCTTTCGCGCCCTTTTCCACCCGCGGCAGGGACATTGTCGACTCCCGCGGCGAGGCCCTCACCCTCGCGGGCGTCAACTGGCCCATGTCGGGTGAGACCATGATCCCTGAGGGCCTCGAGTTCCAGTCCGCCGAGGAGATCCTGGACCGCATCGCCAGCGTGGGCTTCAACGTGATCCGCTTCGGCTACGCGACGCAGATGGTGGACGAGATCTACGAGCGCGACGGCGAGGACGTGCCGCTGCAGGTTGCGCTCGCCTCGCTGGGCCACGCCAACGGCTCGCGCATCACGCACGAGATCCTCAAGCACAACCCGGGCTGGACGACGCAGACGACGCGCTTCGAGCTCTGGGGCGACAtcctcgacgccgccgccgagcgcGGCATCTACGCCATCCCGGACGTGCACGTCCACAAGGCCCAGTGGTGCTGCAGCCACATTGACGGCAACGCCTGGTTCGGCGACGTGCACTTTGACGTCGAGAACTGGAAGCGCGGGCTGTCGTACGTCGCCGGCTGGGCCAAGGCCCACCCCAACGTCCTGGGCCTGTCGCTGCGCAACGAGCTCCGCGAGTCGTGGAACCGCACCGACCTCTACTACAACTGGCAGACGCTGGTCGGCAACATGACagccggcgccgacgccaTCCACGCCGCCAACCCGGACCTGCTCATCACCTGGTCCGGCATGCAGTACGACCAGGACCTGTCGGCCCTCACGGCCGGACGGAACCTGCTCTCGGCGCCCTGCTACCGCTGCACCGCCATCAGGGACGCCGGCAGGAGGCAGCCGCAGGTGTTTGACCTCGACGCCCACCCCTGGAGCGACAAGCTCGTCTGGGAGCTGCACATGTACCACATGTCCGAGGACCAGGACACGGGCGACTGCGACGTCATCGAGGCGAACCTGTACCGCAACGGGTTCAACGCGCTCGGCATAGATGCACCCGCGGCGTGTGCGAATGAGACGATTGGACTGGACTGCGAGAAGGCGGTGAGGTTGACGCCTGTCATCTTTTCCGAGTTTGG CTACGAGCAAAACGTGACGACTCTCCCCAACGACGTGCTGCAAAAGTGCCTCCGCGGCTTCAACACGAAGCACAAGGTCAGCTGGATGACGTGGAGCATCGCGGGCAGCTACAGGAGCCGGCAGGGGCGTCAGGGGTTCGAGGACACGTGGGGCCTGACAAACTACGACTTTAGCGGCTGGCGGGACGAGGAGCTCGTCGAGCGCTGGTGGAAGCCGTATGTTGTCGACATGAAGCCAACCAGAAAGGGGGAGTGA
- a CDS encoding formyl-coenzyme A transferase, with protein sequence MITRSCFARVSHVPRRALTVNKRSWRLYSSAAAKPNSAGALPLEGYRVLDMTRVLAGPYCTQILGDLGAEVIKIEHPVRGDDTRAWGPPYAAYKPDSPLAGTSPGESAYYLTVNRNKKSIGLSFQDPAGVEILHKLMAKCDILVENYLPGALKKYKLDYATAAKINPSLIYASITGYGQTGPYSDRAGYDVMVEAEFGLMHITGTRDGPPVKVGVAVTDLTTGLYTSNSIMAALLARQKSGRGQHLDVALSDCQTATLANIASSCLISGKKDTGRWGTAHPSIVPYRAFQTRDSAVLLGGGNDRLFAVLCDRIGRPDLKTNERYTTNALRVQHRDELEEQIEAVTRSRTTQEWLDVLAGCGMPYAAVNDVQGALNHEHTIARDMVVEVEHPSCGTVKMVNTPVKYSESTPGIRTAPPTLGQHTNEVLGELLGMDGEQIEGLREKGVVR encoded by the exons ATGATAACCAGATCCTGTTTCGCTCGTGTGAGCCACGTGCCACGACGTGCACTAACCGTCAACAAGAGGTCATGGCGTTTGTACTCGTCCGCGGCTGCGAAGCCGAACTCGGCCGGCGCATTGCCGTTGGAGGGATACCGCGTTTTGGACATGACGCGGGTCTTGGCGGGt CCTTATTGCACACAAATTCTTGGTGATTTGGG CGCCGAGGTGATCAAAATAGAACACCCCGTTCGCGGAGATGACACCCGCGCCTGGGGCCCTCCCTATGCCGCCTACAAGCCGGATTCGCCTCTCGCCGGGACATCCCCCGGCGAGTCGGCATACTACCTAACGGTGAACCGGAACAAAAAGTCCATCGGGCTAAGCTTCCAGGACCCAGCTGGCGTGGAGATCCTGCACAAGCTCATGGCAAAGTGCGACATCCTGGTCGAGAACTACCTCCCCGGCGCGCTCAAAAAGTACAAACTGGACTACGCCACGGCCGCCAAGATCAATCCTTCTCTCATCTATGCCAGCATCACGGGGTACGGACAGACTGGTCCCTACTCCGACAGGGCCGGCTATGACGTTATGGTCGAGGCCGAGTTCGGCTTGATGCACATCACGGGCACGAGGGACGGGCCGCCCGTCAAGGTCGGCGTCGCCGTCACGGACCTGACGACGGGCTTGTACACCAGCAACAGCATCATGGCGGCGCTGCTCGCCAGGCAAAAGTCGGGCAGGGGTCAGCACCTCGACGTCGCGCTGAGCGACTGCCAGACCGCTACGCTCGCCAACATTGCGAGCAGCTGTTTGATAAGTGGAAAGAAGGACACGGGCCGGTGGGGGACGGCGCATC CCTCGATCGTTCCCTACCGAGCCTTCCAGACCCGCGACAGCGCCgtcctcctcggcggcggcaacgacCGCCTGTTTGCCGTCCTCTGCGACCGCATCGGCCGGCCGGACCTCAAGACGAACGAGCGGTACACGACCAACGCGCTGCGCGTACAGCACCGCgacgagctcgaggagcAGATCGAGGCCGTGACGCGCTCCCGGACGACGCAGGAGTGGCTCGACGTCCTGGCCGGCTGCGGCATGCCTTATGCGGCCGTCAACGACGTTCAGGGCGCGCTGAACCACGAGCACACAATCGCTAGGGACATGGTGGTCGAGGTCGAGCACCCGAGCTGCGGCACGGTCAAGATGGTCAACACGCCCGTCAAGTACAGCGAGAGCACGCCGGGGATCAGGACGGCGCCGCCGACTTTGGGCCAGCATACTAATGAGGTTTTGGGAGAATTGTTGGGGATGGATGGGGAGCAGATTGAGGGTTTGAGGGAGAAAGGTGTGGTGAGGTAA
- a CDS encoding HHE domain-containing protein produces the protein MLLSRSVALASAQLRAVARPQALLLNTSRPLFGQRQFASASASAGSGFVKISDAIKKDHQELEQYYNEVINSTDQEHQQKFGNQFTWELARHSVAEELLVYPAFETHLGEEGRQMAEDDRKQHHEVKILLKEFQNMRSNDSEYVPKLKELWAKLSLHIQEEESHDMPALEKAIELDAEASETMARNFHRTKMFVPSRSHPSAGENPYFESAMGLMAAPMDKLADMFRKFPDAAEKEGKK, from the exons ATGCTTTTGTCCAGAAGCGTAGCTCTCGCCTCGGCACAGCTTCGAGCTGTCGCGCGGCCCCAGGCGCTGCTTCTCAACACCAGCCGACCGCTCTTTGGCCAGAGGCAGTTTGCATCCGCGTCCGCATCAGCAGGCTCCGGCTTTGTCAAGATCTCGGACGCCATCAAGAAGGATCACCAAGAGTTGGAGCAGTACTACAACGAGGTCATCAACTCGACAGACCAGGAGCATCAACAGAAGTTTGGCAACCAGTTCACCTGGGAGCTGGCTAGGCACTCGGTCGCTGAGGAGTTGCTCGTGTACCCGGCCTTTGAGACACATCTTGGCGAGGAGGGCAGGCAGATGGCCGAGGATGACCGCAAGCAGCATCATGAG GTCAAAATCCTACTCAAGGAATTCCAAAACATGCGGTCCAATGACTCGGAGTACGTGCCCAAGCTGAAAGAGCTCTGGGCCAAGCTGTCTCTTCACATCCAAGAGGAGGAGTCGCACGATATGCCGGCGCTGGAGAAGGCGATCGAGCTCGATGCAGAGGCGTCCGAGACCATGGCCCGGAACTTCCACAGGACAAAGATGTTTGTGCCGTCACGCAGCCATCCGTCGGCCGGTGAGAACCCGTACTTTGAGTCCGCCATGGGCCTCATGGCCGCGCCTATGGATAAGCTGGCCGACATGTTCCGGAAGTTCCCGGATGCAGCTGAAAAGGAGGGAAAGAAATAG
- a CDS encoding ankyrin repeat domain-containing protein 29, producing MPVAKMSDIKFTVGWVVALPSELTASSLFLEEEYELDHHAEGDDNVYIFGSIGKHNIVMAAPTMGRTGNSPAAHLVGNMVRSFPDLRFVLMVGIAGGAPSQKHDVRLGDVVVSVPCDGAGGVYQYDYGVCKQKGAFEVYGHLNAPPTCVLNAVAKLTRNYEKNGVDLRAQVDGVLESYAHLREKYARPQTDDVLYKAKYTHPKIECRSKPEVLDMTDGSDSEHDSIDSEPGDKNECSAVCEEKWIRKRKDRTPDKNATVIHYGLIASGNSKVEDANFRDKHAKENNILCFEMEAAGIMNRFPCIVIRGICDYCDTHINKKWQGYAAMVAAAYARDLLQAIPATSVARERKLAADYQRLVAELDSMQTTVKEVRQQNEIMMLNQHQEKVVAWLSAPPTSVNAANARQNRHEGTGQWFLDSPDFCDWKDWKAASRKCLWLKGMPGSGKTVLVTRIIDHLEQLHHGKDDCITIGFFYDYSDNELQNVDGMARSFSTQLYRQLCTRGGNFSAELERLYNKSLPRGEKPSAVDLVRPLGAMFGGPLKVYMVLDAMDESKERQRLVDWLRKFLAAIKNQASVKLIMTSRPETDFNGQIPSLIGRSNCVELDKTAVNVDIGTFVDFSINNDDIPSLSKWKKLPFIHQRIRDELCSKADGMFRWAALQLKEIEHCFDLGDVERALANLPKDLNTTYSRTLERLPEHHKEKAIRLLHFLLYVKRPLSLEEAVDIVAVQIGGGSDSGFHPDRRMPEPTDIVKFYPDLVAITHERKPYRHETICNIHLAHFSVKEYLRDQAGFSEGEAAVNITRTCTAYLSSTYQHDFLQKSAHPPPPCNFPFDDYAHSFLGFYAHLAEQFSTDCDPIEEVLFSFLERLSTNGSKSYFGAAPLVWASLYGLVKTLRRLLAARRWDVNRKYFSKHEGRNYNGTSALADACREGHEGAVRLLLENGARPWNGSNWNYELAITSDQGHIQILKLLVDRGADITHPGFRKRLGPLEIASGRGHLDVVRYFLGQFAADITNGTSLNDAIMAAASAYNEDDNHQANLKIVQELVSAGGSIHHINERPIYSHGTTLAAASWAENWALVRYLVEQGFEINQNAGSYGTGVLTAIYSGNLEIVEFLLLNGANVDVRGGRALRYASEKGWLEIVQLLLKYGANVNDRGNWGETALYDASKYGHLEIVQLLLKNGAEVDTRGGRYGTALLVALAEAHLDIFHLLLENGAKFNFWEEDYLEVLLTVIEKGSLELVQLFLNNRGNVGIPAGVYGTLSRVATRIRGSEIFESLPRKHWQLDMLQALLRIGQPSYSWSRPRSVIKKRLGWRANTTTALHSRNAISIEKRLARMAVKTAVRNLKRHARHNRKRASLTNGARQGALQRRYNWGQEKNRWKRIKTRRVFRRGFHLLGTVAGKRGQK from the exons ATGCCCGTCGCCAAGATGTCGGACATCAAATTCACTGTTGGCTGGGTGGTTGCTCTCCCCTCAGAGCTTACTGCCTCCAGTCTCTTCCTCGAAGAGGAGTACGAGCTGGACCACCACGCTGAGGGCGACGATAACGTATATATATTCGGCTCCATAGGCAAGCACAACATAGTCATGGCCGCACCAACCATGGGCAGGACTGGCAACAGCCCAGCGGCGCACCTTGTCGGCAATATGGTGCGCAGCTTCCCGGACCTGCGCTTCGTGCTGATGGTTGGCATCGCCGGTGGCGCACCGAGCCAGAAGCACGACGTTCGTCTAGGCGACGTGGTCGTCAGCGTTCCTTGCGACGGTGCCGGTGGCGTTTACCAGTACGACTATGGTGTGTGTAAGCAGAAAGGGGCGTTCGAGGTATATGGGCACTTGAACGCGCCACCTACTTGCGTACTCAACGCTGTTGCAAAGCTCACCCGCAACTACGAGAAGAACGGTGTCGACTTGCGTGCCCAAGTTGACGGGGTACTTGAGAGCTACGCCCATCTTCGAGAGAAGTACGCTCGTCCCCAGACTGACGACGTGCTGTACAAGGCCAAATACACGCATCCAAAGATTGAATGTCGCTCCAAGCCAGAAGTCTTGGATATGACGGATGGCAGCGACTCTGAACACGACAGCATCGACTCGGAACCCGGCGATAAGAACGAGTGCAGCGCAGTTTGCGAAGAGAAGTGgatcagaaaaagaaaggaccGCACTCCCGACAAGAATGCCACCGTCATACATTATGGGCTGATTGCCTCTGGCAACAGCAAGGTCGAGGATGCAAACTTTCGGGACAAGCACGCAAAGGAAAATAACATACTCTGTTTCGAGATGGAGGCAGCTGGAATCATGAACAGATTCCCCTGCATAGTGATACGCGGCATCTGTGACTACTGCGATACCCACATCAATAAGAAGTGGCAAGGCTATGCGGCCATGGTGGCTGCTGCATATGCGAGGGATCTTTTGCAGGCTATACCTGCAACGAGTGTTGCACGGGAACGGAAGCTCGCGGCAGATTATCAGAGGCTCGTGGCAGAGCTTGACAGTA TGCAAACGACAGTGAAAGAGGTTCGCCAACAAAACGAGATCATGATGTTGAACCAGCACCAGGAGAAAGTTGTGGCCTGGCTGTCTGCCCCACCCACATCCGTCAATGCCGCCAACGCCAGACAGAATCGACATGAAGGAACTGGACAATGGTTCCTTGACAGCCCCGATTTCTGCGATTGGAAGGATTGGAAGGCAGCATCCCGAAAATGTCTCTGGTTGAAGGGCATGCCAGGCAGCGGAAAGACTGTTCTTGTCACGAGAATCATCGATCATCTCGAGCAGCTACACCACGGTAAAGACGACTGCATCACCATCGGTTTCTTCTACGACTACAGTGACAATGAGTTACAGAACGTGGATGGTATGGCACGATCATTCAGCACCCAATTGTATCGGCAGCTTTGTACACGAGGTGGCAACTTCTCCGCAGAGCTGGAAAGGCTGTACAACAAGTCGCTTCCCAGAGGAGAGAAACCGAGCGCGGTGGATCTGGTACGTCCTCTCGGGGCAATGTTCGGAGGGCCTCTGAAGGTTTACATGGTTCTTGACGCAATGGACGAGAGTAAAGAGAGGCAGCGACTCGTCGACTGGCTCAGAAAATTCCTGGCGGCAATAAAGAATCAAGCCAGCGTCAAGTTGATCATGACAAGTCGCCCCGAGACGGATTTCAACGGCCAGATTCCCAGCCTGATTGGCCGAAGCAATTGTGTGGAATTGGACAAGACCGCTGTCAATGTCGATATAGGCACCTTCGTTGACTTCAGCATCAATAACGACGATATACCAAGCCTAAGCAAGTGGAAGAAGCTTCCGTTCATCCATCAAAGGATTCGGGATGAACTCTGCAGCAAAGCAGATGGCAT GTTTCGCTGGGCAGCATTGCAGCTCAAGGAAATTGAACATTGTTTCGACCTTGGTGATGTTGAACGCGCTCTGGCCAACCTGCCCAAGGATCTCAATACTACGTATTCGAGGACCCTCGAAAGACTTCCCGAACATCACAAAGAAAAGGCAATACGGCTACTACACTTTCTCCTCTATGTTAAACGGCCACTTAGTCTGGAAGAAGCTGTGGATATCGTTGCAGTCCAAATTGGCGGCGGAAGTGATTCGGGTTTTCATCCCGATCGCAGGATGCCCGAACCTACCGACATTGTCAAGTTTTATCCAGATCTCGTTGCCATCACCCACGAGAGAAAACCATACAGACATGAAACAATATGCAACATTCATTTGGCCCACTTCTCGGTCAAAGAATACCTTCGGGATCAAGCCGGCTTCTCTGAAGGGGAAGCCGCTGTAAACATCACTCGGACGTGTACAGCATATCTTTCCAGCACTTATCAGCACGATTTTCTACAAAAGTCTGCACATCCACCACCCCCATGCAATTTTCCATTTGATGATTACGCCCACAGTTTTCTCGGCTTTTATGCACATCTAGCTGAGCAGTTCTCAACAGACTGTGATCCCATCGAAGAAGTATTATTCTCTTTCCTTGAACGGCTCTCGACTAATGGATCTAAATCTTATTTTGGCGCAGCCCCTTTGGTTTGGGCAAGTCTTTACGGACTGGTCAAGACTTTGAGGCGCCTTTTGGCTGCTCGGCGGTGGGATGTCAACCGAAAATACTTCAGCAAACATGAGGGGCGCAATTACAACGGCACTAGTGCTTTGGCGGATGCTTGTCGTGAGGGCCACGAGGGTGCTGTGAGACTGCTACTCGAGAACGGAGCGAGGCCGTGGAACGGTTCGAACTGGAACTACGAGCTCGCAATTACCTCGGATCAAGGTCATATCCAAATACTGAAGCTGCTGGTGGATCGAGGGGCGGACATTACACACCCGGGATTTAGGAAACGTCTTGGGCCACTCGAAATTGCTTCAGGAAGAGGTCACCTTGACGTCGTCCGGTATTTTCTTGGCCAATTTGCTGCCGACATCACAAATGGCACGTCATTAAACGATGCAATCATGGCAGCTGCGTCTGCATACAATGAGGATGATAATCACCAAGCGAACCTCAAGATTGTTCAAGAGCTTGTCAGTGCAGGAGGGAGCATTCACCACATAAACGAAAGGCCCATATATAGTCATGGTACCACGCTTGCAGCAGCCTCGTGGGCAGAAAACTGGGCGCTCGTTCGTTATTTGGTCGAACAAGGATTTGAGATAAACCAGAATGCGGGTTCCTACGGCACAGGCGTGCTCACTGCCATTTACTCTGGGAATCTTGAAATTGTTGAGTTCCTTTTGTTAAATGGAGCGAATGTAGATGTTCGGGGTGGTAGAGCTTTGCGCTATGCTTCAGAAAAGGGTTGGTTGGAAATTGTCCAGCTTCTTTTGAAATACGGAGCCAATGTTAACGATCGAGGAAATTGGGGCGAAACAGCCTTGTACGATGCCTCGAAATACGGTCATTTGGAAATTGTCCAACTTCTTCTGAAAAACGGTGCCGAGGTTGACACCAGGGGAGGCAGATATGGTACAGCGTTGCTAGTTGCTTTGGCGGAAGCGCACCTCGACATTTTCCATCTTCTGCTAGAGAACGGAGCCAAGTTTAACTTCTGGGAAGAGGACTATCTTGAGGTTCTGCTGACTGTTATAGAAAAAGGGAGTTTGGAACTTGTCCAGCTTTTCTTGAACAACAGAGGCAATGTTGGGATCCCAGCAGGGGTATATGGTACATTATCGCGGGTTGCTACACGGATAAGGGGCAGTGAAATTTTCGAGTCGCTTCCGCGTAAGCATTGGCAGCTAGACATGCTGCAAGCTCTTTTACGCATTGGGCAACCCTCGTACAGTTGGTCACGGCCAAGGTCGGTCATCAAGAAGCGTCTAGGCTGGAGAGCAAACACGACAACCGCATTGCACTCGCGGAACGCAATCTCAATCGAGAAGAGACTGGCACGCATGGCGGTCAAGACTGCTGTACGCAATTTGAAGAGGCACGCTCGGCACAATCGCAAACGCGCCAGTCTGACGAACGGTGCACGGCAGGGTGCGCTACAACGGCGTTACAACTGGGGCCAAGAAAAGAACAGGTGGAAGCGAATAAAGACGAGGAGAGTTTTTCGACGGGGCTTCCATTTGCTTGGTACCgtggcgggaaaaaggggccAAAAATAG
- a CDS encoding isotrichodermin C-15 hydroxylase: MESLASLTRLILMIPVTCLVYAFYRVVYNVFFHPLRQYPGPWHRGASRLPYTISIFRGDVTFRVKALHDKYGKVVRITPDTLSYTDSQAWSDVYSLKKTGSSGNLPKDPKFYVAAPDTSTANDADHRRLRRVQAHAFSEKALTMQESFIQQHTDRYIKCLERAAQEADGVVDVVKWVNFLTTDLIGDLSFGETFGGLASGRLHPWLESVFTTLKTFTFIREFLRLPSWATRLAVACIPKHMLEHQRSAVAFGADAARARIERGSDKPDFMHYILRHEKDDEKGMSPDEIYMAAITFIVAGSETTATMISGTVYLLLQHPDVLHRLVSVIRTDFPAIDDMNLVNLQQHEYLNAVIKEGLRLYPPAADFLFRTSGGQSVVVAGRVVPPKTSLTMNLWAMYRDPTNFHRPLEFIPDRWLKDAPAEFDKDDRACFKPFSVGPRDCIGKNLAYAEMRLILAKMAWSLDLLSVEPDSQGWIEKQKIFGLWEKPPLNVKLAPRVR, from the exons ATGGAAAGCCTGGCATCTTTAACTCGCTTAATTCTCATGATACCCGTGACG TGCCTAGTATATGCCTTTTACCGCGTCGTGTATAACGTATTCTTCCATCCTCTGCGCCAATACCCCGGTCCCTGGCATCGCGGTGCCAGCCGACTGCCCTACACGATCTCCATCTTCCGTGGCGATGTGACCTTTAGGGTCAAAGCCCTCCACGACAAGTACGGCAAGGTGGTGCGCATCACACCAGACACTCTGTCGTACACCGACAGCCAAGCATGGTCAG ACGTATACAGCCTCAAGAAAACCGGCAGCTCGGGCAATCTCCCCAAGGATCCCAAGTTTTACGTCGCTGCTCCAGACACC TCCACCGCCAATGATGCCGATCACCGGAGACTTCGCCGCGTGCAGGCCCATGCCTTTTCGGAAAAGGCTCTGACCATGCAGGAGTCCTTTATACAGCAGCACACGGACCGGTACATCAAGTGCCTGGAGAGGGCGGCGCAGGAGGCGGACGGGGTCGTCGACGTGGTCAAGTGGGTCAACTTTTTGACGACGGACCTGATCGGCGACCTCTCGTTCGGCGAGACGTTTGGCGGTCTGGCGTCGGGCAGGCTCCACCCCTGGCTGGAGTCGGTCTTTACGACGCTCAAGACGTTTACCTTTATCCGCGAGTTCCTCCGCCTCCCCTCCTGGGCCACCAGGCTCGCCGTCGCCTGCATTCCAAAGCACATGCTGGAGCATCAAAGGTCGGCCGTGGCGTTTGGCGCCGACGCTGCCAGGGCCAGGATCGAGCGCGGCTCGGACAAGCCCGACTTTATGCATTATATCCTGAGGCATGAGAAGGACGACGAGAAGGG TATGTCGCCAGACGAGATTTACATGGCCGCCATCACATTCATCGTCGCCGGGAGCGAGACTA CCGCGACGATGATCTCGGGAACCGTATACCTCCTCTTACAACACCCCGATGTCCTGCACAGGCTGGTCTCGGTCATCCGAACAGACTTCCCAGCGATTGACGACATGAACCTGGTCAATCTCCAACAGCATGAATACCTCAACGCGGTAATCAAGGAAGGGCTGCGGCTATACCCCCCGGCGGCGGACTTTTTATTCCGCACCTCGGGTGGCCAGAGCGTCGTGGTCGCCGGGCGAGTTGTGCCGCCCAAGACCAGCTTGACCATGAACCTGTGGGCCATGTACAGGGACCCCACCAACTTCCACCGGCCGCTCGAGTTCATTCCCGACCGCTGGCTGAAGGACGCGCCGGCCGAGTTTGACAAGGACGACAGGGCCTGCTTCAAGCCCTTCAGCGTAGGCCCTAGGGACTGCATTGGGAAAAA TCTCGCATATGCCGAGATGCGTCTGATTCTGGCCAAGATGGCCTGGTCACTTGACTTGCTGTCAGTGGAACCAGACAGCCAGGGTTGGATCGAGAAGCAGAAGATATTCGGCCTCTGGGAGAAGCCGCCTCTGAATGTCAAGCTGGCCCCTCGCGTTCGATAG